GCAGGTTCTGCTGTAAGATGTGACTGTTTGACAGTAAATAGATTGCTTGAGTTATATctaaagacagaaaaaaatgcattttgactGGGTCAATAATTTCAAAAACACATCTTTgtgactactttttttttttttttcctcacagtgcatgtttattttcgataaaagcacctgctaaatgaataaatgtaaatttgtttgtaTTAAAATGCTTTTCTATATGCCTGCAGTTATAAATTACAATGGTTACAATAAAATGAGCGTGGAATTAAACAAGCGGTACATGTTCATGCACTCTTTGTAGGCTATACTTGACATTCATTTACACAGTTTAGGCATAAATTGCTGTTTGTAAACTAATATGTAGCAGATaaagtggtggccaaaattattagaacactagtattttcaccagctaaaaaatggttcttctggatttagtccgtctcagtttgttctgtttcttcatgtcactccagacagactggatgatgatcagatcagatctctgtgtggagcactggctgttgtcagactctttgtgcaaacaaatatctcactggattattacaattaatggcaaaataaatgtttggaaatgtaaactgatatttcccaCAAACACACTACATCAAAAAGAtggaaataactgacttaaaaccatttttagctggtgaaaatactagtgttctaatcattttggccaccgctGTAAATATGGGAACattatacactcttaaaaataaaggtgcttcaaaaggttcttcccagcgatgccacagaagaatCATTTTTTgattccacaaagaaccattcagtcaaaggttctttaaagaaccatctctttcttactttttcataatctgaagaaccttctttcaccacaaagaaccttttgtgaaacagaaaggttcttaagacgttaaaggttctttatggaaccatttagacaaaaaaggttcttcatggcatcatgaagcacctttatttttaagagtgtatgaaggtttgatacaaaaaaaaaaaaaagctacaaaTATTGCAACAAAAGAAGTTACAACACTTCCAGGTGTCATGTCCCATACAGAAAAAGTATGATTGCTCAATATAACCACACTATATCAAAGTTTTAAGTTAAACTGGTTTCaaacaaatattcaaaaaacacattcaatacCACGATATGATTCTGGCTTCCATTATTTTATAAGACACCTGTCACATTTCTCATGAAAATATGCTGCACACACAAAAGGCGCCGAAATGAACTCTCAAACACGCCcctcctctgtctctctctctctgctgaaGCTTTAGAGGGGGAAGTAAACGTGAAGTTGACTCTTTCCATCACTAGGCTGACTTTTACGCGAGGACCGCAGGTGTTTTTGACCGAACAGATCCACCTAACGAATTCACATGAACATTCGGATTTTTGGAGACACATCGACCAACGCCGAGCCAAATGAACCGTGCACACCAGTTAAAAGTGTTTTGTTCTGGAACGTTTTGGTTCTACTGCTGTACGAGCGAGGCCTGAAGAAGCGCTAGGATGACAAATGCTACTGCAGATGACTACTCGTATCCACACATACGTGTTTGGGCAGCGGGAGTTTCTTTGATCATTTTGGCCTTTTTCAACTTGATCATCAACTGGACCATAGTGCGCGAGGAGCGCCTGCGGAGCCACGCGCGCTTCGTCCTCGTGTTCCACTTGTTGTTCTCCGCGCTGGTTTACTTCGCAGTAAGCTTTAGCTTCAACTTACAAAGTTACTTGAAAGCAGCGACCACATCAACCATATGCACGGCACTAATCAAAGGTCTGATGACAAGCGGCACCAATATTATCCTCACCATCACGGCGATGGCGCTGGACCGTTACTTTGCCATATGTTACCCGCTCCACTATAACAAAGTTTGTTTCAAACCCTGGCCGTGGCTCATCGGGATCCTAACATGGGTACTCGCGTCGATTATTCCTCTTACCCTGTCGCCCAAAATAAATGGCACTGTGCCCTGTGGAAGGAAAACTCTGAAAGGCGGAGAAATGCACAAAATCGTTCTAATAACAATTTGCACTGTTCTTATTGTGTACAGCTATGTACGGATCTTATATGAGGGGCGTCGTCTGGGTGTGTTGAACCGGCGCAACCGAGCTGCGTGTAGGACTATCGCTCTCCACGGCACGCAGCTCGCCGTCTACATCCTCCCCAATTTCATACTGTTTTTGCTGCATATCCTTAACCGCATTCACTCACTCGAGGATTCCACAAAAGAGCTTTTTGCGGTCATAAGTTTTGCCTTCTTCAGCCTGGCGCAGTGCATCGCGCCGATAGTGTACGGACTGCGTAAAGAGGAACTGCTGGAACATCTTAATCACCGGTTCCCGTGTTTATCCGGCCGGTTGAAGCGCATTTTGGAGTGGACCGTCAACATCACACATCCCAATCGGCATCGCCAGCAAAGGTAGGTGAACACAGTAGCATAGAATAATTGTTTACCGCCTACTCGTCCTTACGAAGGCGCATTACGCACCGCAGTTTAGGTGCACTCGCTAgccaaaaaagttaaaactttGTGTTAAGACTTTAAATTGgtttaagacaaaaaaaaaagtttggcttGTGCTTATGGTTTTACGTCGACTGTGATCTGGAGAATTGATTttcatacactcttaaaaaacgttcctttttactttataaaaaaaaaaaacacgacaTACAGACAACTGAAGAACCCTGTAATAGTTCTTCATAAAAAGAGACCCATTTAAGaacctttatttaaaaaaaaaaaagaaagaatagcAAAAAAGAGTTTATACCCCTAAGCTAAATATGAAAAGCATCTGTTTCACGTTTGCCCCTATTTTTGTATGACTCATCCAAAGATTCCCCCATAACTCAGTCAAAACAAGCAGCCTAACGACAGACCTATTCGAACTTAACTAAATATTATGagatgtaaaaatgtatatatgtccTGAACAAATGACATTATTTTAGCTATTTTTGGGTTAATGTACTACTGCATTAAAGtatcttaaatattaattaaatgtttggggTGTGGCCTAATgcgatatagatatatatatatatatatatatatatatatataaaatagtaatatggatatataataatattaatcattttCTGACTGGATATTCAAAGCAATATAATGCAagagtaaaaatatatatttggatTCTAAATACCGTTTAGTTTGCTTCGTCTCAGGAGAACATACTGTGGTCGACAAGATAAACATTGTGATTAATGTCTGTGTAGGAGCCAAATATGTTCCCACatcaaagtgaaaataaaaagtataaaacatCAGTCATCGTTCATTTGGCCTACTCCATCTAAACTACAGTTCTAAAGTttagggttggtaagatttttaatgtttttaaagtctcaccaaggttgcatttagtGATTAAAAAAGCAGTACAAATTggaaataacagttttctattttaatatattttatacatttattcctgtgatggcaaagctgaattttcagcatcattactcgagtcttcagtgtcacacgatctttcagaaatcgttctaatatgctggtttgctgcttaagaaatgtttcttgttatTACCAATggtgaaaacagttgtggtgctcaaggtttttgtggaaaccagaatacattatttttaggattctttgatgaatagaagcaTTTCTTTCCGGTCTCTTTTAATGTAACGCAactaaaagtatttaaaaagtattattttttgtatataataaatcttactgaccccaaagttttgaacagtagtgtagacCTATGATAAAAGATTTAGAAAGGTGTCAATATTTATTCAAGGGATCTGGTGCCTACTTTCAAATATTTGGTGGTTTTTAATCAGAGGCTAAAGCCACATTTCACACCTAAGACCACAGACTCTCATCTGTCATGTTTTCAAATTTGAGCAActactgaaaaaatataaaatgtcttCTCTATGCTGGTTCGCTAATCTACCAGGCTGATTAGATTCtggttttagaggggttttgCTCAGCTAAACCAGATGTAAGGGAGGCCATCTGAAATCAGCAGAAAAAACCTGCAAACCATTTTAGGCAGGTATCTTTCAGCAGAAAGATCATACTGAAAAATGATTGAGAGCCAAATTGTACATGATATGAAATCCATGCTGGAATTGTAAATAATCTAACATACTGTGTTTATTTCAGGGAGAGGAGAATGACTTCAGAGACGTTATTATCAAGAGAGATCTCACAGACGACTGTGTGACATCTTTGGATTAAGAGACAGCCCTTATGATGATTTCTTCAAAAGGAATATTTAATTACCGAGACTGAGATTAATATCGAACCAAACGCTATGCAATCCATCTGATGTGTTGCATATCTTAAGTTCAACACATTTTCCACTGAGAAAACAAAGTTGTGACTTTTAGaaaactgtgatttttattctgCAAGCCATTGCTTTGTTATGTTGGAGTAAAATACAGCAGCTACACAGTGTTCAGGAATTACTTTTGCTAAAGACATAGTCAACTGTGATTTTTATATGAACAATATTAACTGTAAATAGTACCGGTGACTTACTGTCATGTGAACAAGTAACAATTAGGATCCGAATTTGTATTTTTCTAAAAGCTGTACAAATCTCTTCTCTAGTATTCTTTGTCTTGGCAAAACTTAACAGTATTTTgcagtcatatatatatatatatatataagctaaTGATCCGAGTAAACCAACTAAAACTTAGACTGTGAAATAGGTTTaatgaaattgtaatttatGTCTAGTTAAACTGGTGACACTGAAAGATTTGTAGTATTTGATATACTATGTTTGTAACCACAGCATCCTGAGTTGTCAAGACACTCTGGCTTAATAAGGTCACTAACGTTCTTTTACAATGTCCTGTAAACTGTGTCTTTACAATATACTGCCTCTTTACAATATACTGCATTCAGAAAATAATGCACTGGTGAAAGGACAAAACGTATGATATTGGGGTATTTCAAATATCGTTAAGCACTGCAACACAGAGCGAGTATTTATAATTACGTCAGGGTGGGCAACTGTATTGTGTTAACAcgttttttgtatgtttgcttTAGAAGTAATTACATGCCTAATGGGAGATGCCACAGAAAATGAAGGAAGAATAAATCATTTAAGATAAACTGTTGTACAAAACATCCAATGGGAGGACCAAATGTAGCATCTTCTTTTGCAGGCATCATAGATGTGTGTAATTTCTAAATTGCAGACATTGATGTGGTATTGCCCATTTGTAATAAAGATCTTTTGTATTTATGTTAAGAGCATAATGTTGTTTAgttcacaatttaaaaaaaaattggtaacCAAGACAAATGACTTGTTCATGATATGAAACTTTAAAAGAGTGTTTCTATTTTAGTAACGAGAACAAACCTTTTGGTAACTCTGGATAAGACATTTCACATTAAAACCATGGGAAAAGCTAAAGTTTATGTTCAGTATGTAAAACCGCTAAATAACTGACAAAttgaaaacatttgcaaaatgCTAGCAGCTGGACCGGATATTGGCCTGAGGTTTGTTGACAAGTCTTAAGTGCTTCAGTCAGAGCTTTTATCACTCTTCAAAGCAGACTAGTTTTCATCACTGGTTAATattaaatcaacttttttttaatttaggcttGATTAGATACAAAAGAACTAcatttataaacaaacacaaatccaATCCTTCAATGTATGCCTAAATCTACATGtcctatttattcatttacatactttattatgaaatattaaagcACTCCTGTGGTCGAAGTGCATAATGTGACAGACCCCACTCTTAAAGGATTGCAGCATTGAACAGTCTGGGTAAAGAAATATGGGCAACTTTGACTGACTGGTTAGAAAATAAATGGTTGGGTGATGGGAGGAATAGCAGAGCTTTAAATGCCCAGAGGATGAGGAGATACCACTCCTCCGTTTTCTACCACAGCAGCAGAAATAGCACGCAAGTTCTTGAAGATCTGCTTGGACGTCCCTGACCTGAGGAACTTGATGTCCTGCATGACCCTCTCATGGGCCTAAAGAAAAGAAATCAGGGATTAATGCTTAAAGATGAGATGGggagaagttaaaaaaaaaaaacatggacattAAATACTGACCTCAGTACACCAGGTTTCACACAGCATCTTCTCATGCTGAGCAGAAGAGTGACCTTGACTGAGAGACCTGGACGCTCTGAGAAAGGAAAACGagtaaacacacataaacaagcACAAATGTTATATGCTGAATGATCTCTCCTTTAATTAGCCAATTATCAACTCTATTTCCAGTAATGCATGGGCATACAAGAAAAACATTCATcaatacataaacaacaataacaaaccAGATTTGTATGTTTTCATAAGGAAATCTGAGTTTACTGTCCCAAGTCAGCAGCGCCTATCAAAAAGTGTCTGATATTCTGTTCTACTTGAATCTCTCAATCACTGTAACACCTTTCCATTACAAGTTGCACTATTTGAGGTAACCTTTTTGTCTGCAGCACAAACTGTGTCAAAGTTTGACATTATGGGTTAGGGATTTTAAGCATGAGCAGTTGTAAAAGTtgtatacaaattaatacatttatataacttACCTGGACAAGACCACGACCATGGCGTACAGATCAATGGCACAGTCTGCAACTCGCTTCAGAACAAATTGTTCGTCTGAAAAGCCACATGTACAGAATCACTCGATCACTATGAGAAAGGTCACACGCTTAAATGGACGCCTGACAAAAGCTTCCATCACAGTACTTCGCTATAAATATGTAAAGTGAAAGAAAGTTGAAACCAGGAAGAATTAACATGCACAACACAAAAAAGTCCATGGCAAATTGCCAACGCAGGCTAAAGCAAATAATATAATCTTTAGCAAAGATCTATCAAACACATCACTCACCAATGATTCTCTTTCCATGTTTCAGAAGAAGCTCTTCAATAACAGCTCCAAATTGCTCGATGGCTTTAACAGTCTTtaagaggggggaaaaaatactattttagacCTGTAATCTGTATGTCTCATTTAGGCTTTGGTATTCTAGGTGGTTTCCTTTCTTAGTATTATTTTTGAGTACATATCATTCAGCATTGGCTGAACATCACTTCAGTGTTGTCCAAGCACTATGGCTTTTCTTTGATTTACCAATTCTCCACTGTGGTTAAGCTCTGGATGGACCATTCCTTGCAATGTTAGTCCTGTCCCCAAGCCTGCCTTCCTGTCAGAGACAATGAGAAAAGGACAGACATATTGCAGGTTTATCAAGTTGATGCAAAGAACATGACACTGCAAAACACGACATTTCATAACACAACAGAATGTCTTGCAAGAGTGTTTTTAGAGATATGAAGGTCTAACCTCTTGGCTCGCTTTGTGATTTCACTCGCCAACACCCCAGCGTTACTAATAGGGTTCTTTAGAGCTTTCTGCAAGCTCTTCAGCTGATTGCCTGCATTCTACCGAACAGAACACACCTTTGAAAACGTAATTTACATACTGTGTTTGCATTGCAATAGCTCCAATAGCAATTTTTAGCAGTTCCAGATGTCAACAACCACACGTGATATGAGCTTTAGGTGGTTTTACAGAACAGGAAGCTGTAAGGCAGGCAGTTATGTTTTCAgcagtgttttcttttctcttttacCTGGAAGCCGTTGAGCGCTACAAACAGTCGCAGGATGTCATTGGTACCCTCAAAGATTCTGAAGATTCGCAGGTCCCTCAATACCCTTTCCACACCAGCATCCTGTATCAATAACATGTTGTACAGAGAGTGATGTCAAAGTGCCACAAAAATAATCAATTCATTCTTTTAGTTCAGCATTAAATAGTAAATACATGAGAACATgaagtcattttcaaaaatcctcACGATGGAAATAAATTGACagcacacacactgtatatatacacagtactgattttatatacatttgcacaatttatttattcctgtgatgacgacaaatgtaaattttcagcagccattactccaagCTTCACTGTCAAGTGATCCtttataaatcattctaatatgctgatttagacccaagaattattattattaaatcaaagttgaaaacaatttttgcTGCCTTATATTCTTGTGGGAACCATAATATACTACCAGTCTTAAATTTGGTTAAGTAagaaaaataacacttttaaaagcgacagtaaagacatttatgcctttacaaaagatttatttctcaaataaatggtgttcttttgaactttctatttaccaaataattctaaaaaatgtatcatgacTTCAACAATAATAGTGCAGCAAAACAGTTTTCAGCTTTAACCCATAAGAACCCGGACCAGTTTCTACTTATAGGAAAATTATGGGGCatataaaacagaccaaatggaccacttataacatgtttctgcagttgtttttaaaatacaacccCTCCTTGTGAAAGATCTGTAATGTTACACATATGATACATTGGGCGTTTATGATAAATCTTTCATGTTACATTGGGCGTTTATTcctcaaatgaaaaaaaaagaaaaaaaaaaaaaaaagttattttttgctaaataacagttttttttatgtttatttgcttttccacaacatatatcaaaattattacttttctgggaagataaaacaaaaacattttccagacgtaatacagtttttgcattttatttgctttgccacaacatatttcaaaaccacATAACTGTGACCATTTTTACAAcaacttttgtaacatatcaaaattctaccttttcaggtatatggtttaaccaatttgaaaatgtgcaaactgaataaaaataaataactacctTACACTGGAGGTCAACCTGTTAAACATGCGCGtagatttgtttaaaatacgctttgaaatgagcagcagaaaatatataacactaaaataattgaatcagctaaattaattgagcagctcattaccatttttaccatttttcttaatgtgacaAATGTCACATTAAAATTCCACCTACTTTTATAAGGCTAAGGGCCCGACATGATATATAGGTCACCACAATATCTTTGTAActtgttttatatcaatttgttatctaaaaaaaaaactaaaaaaaactaaaaaaaaaaactaaaataagggcaataatattattatcactattattaattattttttatagttatacTTAATAGGCCCCACTATGTGcagtgtgaggaccaaaccaaatcttcAGTTTCTCttatgagaaccaggctgaaaaacttatgtgcacccctgtataTGGTATATAAACAAGTGGATCTGAGAGACCTGTGGTTTTAATCTAACTGATCAGTAGCCCACAAGAGACACCGATTAAGAGGAACGGATGAAACTCTTCTCAGGAAATTTGCTCATCTTGATCAGTGGCTAGATGTTGCATCTACACATTTTGCATACTTCAGTTTTACAGCAGCACATGTGTGGCATCCCAACTGAcatgagaaaacaaaaacaaaacaacacaatgcAGCCACGCGTTCAACATGCAGACGTGACCTACATTCAGCAAAGGCCAATTTTATCTGCGTATGGTTTTGTGTTGCGGCGTCCCCCCCTTGATAACCAATCATATTGTTGCAGAGGTGTTCCTTTGCAAGACACCTCCGGTTTTTCCACCACCCCAGGACAAAACATAGGCCTTGAGGGGGTGATTGCCCACAAAGTAGGCGTTCACACTTTGAGTCACAATGCAGAAACCATAAATGTTGCAATGCTATTGCGCCAAAATTAGACTTCCACTCTGACAGAGTCTGGTTTCTGAAAAAGCTGACAACAAAAAGCTTTGAACAAACCAActggtgaatgggtgccgtcagtatgagagctgataaaaacatcacaataacccacaaggaatccacacaactccagtccatcaattaatgttttgtgaagtaaaagctgcgtgtttgtaagaaacaaatccttcattaaaatgtttctcttaaaaccatcacttctggccaaaatagtAGTAAATAATCCATaaccctgttgtcctctcacatcaaactGTGATatccactgacatatttgtttagaaatgttttggCCTGCTTTAGCttataaatggtgcttgatctgtgcatatttctctcctgattcaaacaaaacaactttttcaCCAGAGAAAGCAATTTTATGCATAGTGGACTTATGGATAGTGAAAACAAGTTTCAagttaaaaactttttaatgatagatttgtttattacaaacccTTCACCAGACATAAATTGAACTGAAGTTGTGTAGATTACtcgtggattattgtgatgttttatccaCTGTTTGGGTGCcgtctcattctgatggcacccattcactgcagaggatccattggtgagcaaatggtgtaaatttatccaaatctgttccgataaacaaaaaaacacatatacatAGACAGCCTGAGGGTGACTAATTTTcagaaaattgtcattttgtggtgaattattcctttaagccATTATGGATCTAACAGTATGACTTTCTGTAAagatgctttgaaacaatgtgtattgtgaatgggcaatacaaataaacataaCAATAAACATAACAATCAACATacaatcaacacacacacacacacacacacacacacacacactgaccttCATGAATCCCATTCCACCCATAACTTGAATGCATTCATCTGTCACCAACCAAGCTGCTTCCTAAAGGAAAATCCAGCAATATGGtgaatttacaatatattcttTAAACATCACACCAGGAGAGatccccccacatgattgtaaagcgctttgggtgtacagcaatacacaataaagcgctatataaatgcctcatttattaatttcataaaaatttctaaaatttttttcaaaatatgtatgtGGGCTTAAAAACTAGTACAACTGGGTTGATCAATATGTTAAACACTTACAGAAGCAAAGATTTTACTAATGGCCGCTTCAATCTGGAACTCTGTGGCTCCGCTGTCCATGTTCCCACTAACCATGTAAGCCATGGACTAAGTCCATAGAGAAAAGATGAAaggaggagaaaaaaagaacaacacaCTAATAAAAATGCTCAGAACAAACAAACTacttaattaaatgaaaaacagactTGGAAACACAACAGATGATAAAATAGACTGTgtatttttagactttagccacaCGTGACCCACTCAAATCACTCAGAAATTAGGGGGAAGCTTCCACTTCCTCCAAGTCATGTGGAAGTAAGAAATTCATGGACTGAGTTCTGCAAGTGTACACAGCTAAAATGCTGATATCTGCAAAGTCCATAAAAAGCAGTGTCCATTAGAGATGCTTCGCAATTGAACTGTGTAAATTTGCTTTACATATGGGATCAAACAAAAGCAGTATTTACTTGACTCAATAAATAGATGACATACAGTTAGTAGGCAGTGTTTGACTCTCAAATTTCCTTGTTCCCTGAGGGGTAAGTCAAGATGTGGCAAAGCAGTAGGTGAGCTCACCTCTGTCACATAATGAAGCATTGCCATTCTGGCCATCTTTTCCTGAATGGCACCATAGTTGTGAATCTTGTTGCCAAACTGAGTCCGGTTAGCAGCATGGTCAACctgtgtaagaaaaaaaaaaaaaaagaggaaatataGAAACTATTTAGCTAACTGGTGAACTCAAGttctcaaaataaaaaagtgaggttattttggaaaaataatagcatgaaaaaaaaatttttttttgctgaaacaGCATGTGCAAAAAATGCTCATATATTCAATTTCATCCTAAAATTAGCTGGAATTATTGCAGTAAGGAAATACACCTAAATGCACTGATGAGACATAAACCTGACTGGAATTTTCATTTGGCGgttttaaaaattctaaatgcaAACATGTGAAAAGAcaaagtatatattattatattctgTATATTACATCACGGTACAGTTTTCAGCATATGCATTCCCGAATGCATGCTTTCTTTTAATGACTTGACACAAGTTGAATCTAACCTTAAAACAAACTAGTAACTGAAGACCCACAGGGCAAGTGTACTGCAGTGAATAAGGTCTACTCTTAGTTTCCGCTTTCAAAAGTTCCTGGTCTGAGACGgatacacaaacacagagacaAACACAGATGCCTGTGGTAAGAGCAAGCACCGATGCTGTTGAGAAATCGCCTCCTCCCTCTGCTGTAGCCCACAATCACACAGCAACTGCACATTTCATGAGAGCATATTGCTATACGTGCACAAGCACCTGTTTCtgcacatttaaattttttgcaaccagaaatttgcatatttaagaATTGCTTTCATTTCAGcagaaattgtatttgt
The sequence above is a segment of the Onychostoma macrolepis isolate SWU-2019 chromosome 07, ASM1243209v1, whole genome shotgun sequence genome. Coding sequences within it:
- the zgc:194312 gene encoding olfactory receptor 4E2 → MTNATADDYSYPHIRVWAAGVSLIILAFFNLIINWTIVREERLRSHARFVLVFHLLFSALVYFAVSFSFNLQSYLKAATTSTICTALIKGLMTSGTNIILTITAMALDRYFAICYPLHYNKVCFKPWPWLIGILTWVLASIIPLTLSPKINGTVPCGRKTLKGGEMHKIVLITICTVLIVYSYVRILYEGRRLGVLNRRNRAACRTIALHGTQLAVYILPNFILFLLHILNRIHSLEDSTKELFAVISFAFFSLAQCIAPIVYGLRKEELLEHLNHRFPCLSGRLKRILEWTVNITHPNRHRQQRERRMTSETLLSREISQTTV